DNA sequence from the Simiduia curdlanivorans genome:
CTGAAAACATGCAAGTCAATGAGTTAGCGCTCAATAAACTGCATAAACGCTACTATGGCGACATTCTGTTCACGCGGAAAAATTTTGCCAACAGGCACCCAGATATCGTCAGGCATTTCGTTCAGGCCAGCCAACAAGGTTGGCAACACGCGCTGGGCAAACCCAATGATGTTATTAATACTATTTTGAAAAGTTACCCAAGAAATTACTTAATGCTAAGTAATGTGACCGCCTACAACCAATTTTTCGCCAATGAGATAGGACAATATATACAGTACCCAACCGTACCCATTGGTTACTCAGACAATATCCGCTGGCAGCAAATCGCCGATCGCCTTGTCACTGTGGGCGCCATTAGCCAGCCCCTAGTCATGCATCGATCCATCTGGCAGCCACACCACTCGCCCGACATTTCGAAGAGCCTACTGCCGTTTATCACCGCCATTAGCCTGTGCTTTCTACTCATACTCCTACTGGTAGCAAAAGGCTTTTACCAACCGCTACTCGTCGTTCTAGGCGTCACTATTTTAATCACTGCAGTGGCCGTAGAGCGCTGGTTAACCATTCAGTTAAACGATCGGCTTTACATTTCACAATTAGAGTCCAACATGCAGCTGCGCGCGCAGCTAGAAGGCACACTAAACAATATACTGACTGGAGTTTATGGTATTGCGGTGCATATCAGCGGCACACCCGATATCACCCAGCGACAATTTGCCAAATTCTCTGCAGCAATTATGCGGCACGACCCAACCATTAGAAATCTAGCGGCAGCACCAGATCTTGTCGTAAAATTTGTATACCCTTTGGAGCCCAACAAATCCGTCTTAGGCCTCGACTACACCACAAATGCCGATCAAAGAGACGCCGCGCTGGCCGTACGAGACCGTGGCGAACTGGTACTTGCCGGCCCACTCAATTTAATTCAAGGCGGCCTAGGCTTCGTCGCAAGAGCGCCGGTATTTACCACCTCAGATTCTGGTGAGGACAGCTTTTGGGGCCTAGTTGCCGCGCCTATTGATGCCGAAAAGCTCATGCTGCGCGCAGGCCTCGACCCCCAAGGCTTTATTACGCCGGAAAATCCCACACCAAATACCAACATTGCCTTACGCGGTAAAGACGGCAAAGGTAGCATTGGTGATATATTCTACGGCAACCCGGCGCTGTTTGAAGATCCGAGAGCCTTAACCGTACCCATCAGCATCGGCGGCGACAGCTGGATACTGGCGTCAGTACCTCCCATTGACGAAGGGCTTTCCTACGCCACACTGGCGGCGACTCGCACCACTGCGCTGCTCGCCTTCTTTCTTTTCGCCGTTATCATTCGAGTGCTGCAACAACAAAATATAAAGCGTAAAAAATCCGAAGTTCAATTGCAGCAAAACCAAGGTTTACTCACCGAGATTGGCGATATTGCCCAAGTTGCAGGCTTGCGTATCTCCGGCGCCAAACTGATTACCCAAATAAACCCGCAAGCATTTTCCATTCTGCGCATTCCACCGCGCGAAGCACCTTTCTCAACCGACGATTTAACCCACGCCTTGAGTCGAGTAGCCGCGTTAAAACTACTATTTATTATTCGAAAATGCCAAGAATCTGGCGAGCGGCAACAGACTGAAATTGAGGTCATCCGAGACAACGATGAGTCACAGTGGATTAAAATTATCTTTAGCGCGGTGAATGGAACGGAAATAATCGGCGCTATTCAAGATATTACCCGGCAAAAAAACAACGAGATAACAATCCGTGAACAAGCCACTATGGATCGGGTTACACAGCTACCAAACCGCTGGTTCTTCACTGAACAAACGGCTATCGAGCTAAGTAAGGCCAAGCGCGAGAATGCCAAAATCGCGCTACTATTTATTGATGTAGACAATTTCAAATCCATCAACGACAGTCTTGGCCACGCCACCGGCGATGAATTTTTGCGCGCCATTGCCAGCCGTTTAAAGGCCTGTACCCGCGACTCTGATCTCGTGGCTCGCTTAGGAGGCGATGAATTCACCGTATTACTCACTAACATAGACGATTATAAAAATGCCTTTAAAGTTGCCGAGCAAATTATCCGCTCGATGAACCAAGCCTTTATGCTTATGGGGCACCAAATATTTTCTAGCGTCAGCATCGGCATATCTATCTTTCCCGATGATGCAACAAACTCCGATGTGTTGCTCAGTCACGCCGACCAGGCCATGTACGCAAGCAAGCAAAACGGCAAAAACAACGCAAGCTTTTTCACACTTGCCATGCAGGAGCAATCGGAGCGTCAACACTGGATATACAATGAGCTGGTGCGCGCTATCGATCAGGACGAGATCTCCGTTGCCTATCAACCCATTTTTAGGCTATCCGATGAGTCTATCGCCGATTGCGAAGCCTTGGCCCGATGGACCAAAGCCGACGGCCAAAAAATCTCTCCCGCCGAATTCATTCCTGTTGCGGAGAGTTCAGGCCTTATCAGCAGGTTAGATCTTTTAGTATTGAAGAAGAGTTTGAATTTATTGAGCAAGGCGAAAGGCATAGGCGTTTCCGTTAATATTTCACCGAGATTATTTCACGAAACCGAAAATGGTTTCGCTATATGGCGCAGCCTCGTGTTATCCCATGAGAAAAAATCGCAAATTACAGTTGAAATAACCGAGCGACTGCTGGTTGATGACCGTATTAATGCCGAGGCACAACTGTCAGACCTACAGCAGGAAGGCCTGTCAATTTCTCTCGATGATTTTGGCACCGGTTACTCATCACTGAGCTATCTATCGCGCTTCAATGTCAACAAGTTAAAAATAGATCGATCTTTTGTGATGGCTATTGGCCGTAACAAAACCCAGGAAACGCTTATTGAAACCATTCTCAGCATGGGCGAAAAGCTGGGCATTGACGTGGTTGCCGAAGGGATTGAAACCCAAGAACAGCTTGAGTTTTTAAGGGCAAGAGGCTGCCAATATGGTCAGGGTTTCCTACTTGCAAAACCCATGAGTGAAACTCAGCTGCTGACACTGATGGCATCCGATCTCACCACATCAGGTTCTTAATCATTGAAACTACCTAGCACTGCCTCACTCTCTGCCCTCATGCTCTTATCAAGCACAACACAAGCCGGTGATGCCAGTCTTAGTCTGCTCTATGGTGATAACTACGTGGTCGAGCCGGCACTGCAATCAACAGCCACCATTGAATACGCAGCTGGTTGGGCGAAAGGAGATGTATTTGCTTTCATCGACCTGAAAAATTATCACCAGAGCGATGCTGAGAATAGCTGGTATGGTGAATTTTCACCGCGCGTTAAAATAATCGATAGTCGATATCCACTGTTTGCCGCGTTTACTTGGGAGCGCGGCAAAAATGATACCGAGGCCTACCTTGCGGGGCTGGGCACGAATTTAACGTTACCGGGCTTTACCTTTAGCAAGGTGAATGTTTACTACCGCGACTCACCGAACAAAGATGGCAGTAGCTGGCAGTCCACCTTATCTTGGTCCATCCCCTTCATTAACGGTGCGTTCATTTTCGATGGCTATATTGACTGGGTATTTAGCTCGCAGGAAGGCGCGAAAAATATACACGTGAACCCACAGTTGAAATGGGATATGCAAAAGCAGCTCAACACCTCAATGCGTTGGTATTTGGGTTTCGAGTACGATTATTGGGACAAGAAATACGGTATTGATGTGGATAGCATCGACAGCGCGCAAAACACGGCGAGCTTTTTACTCAAAATACATTTTTAAAACGACATAAAAAGCCAACCCATTGGTTGGCCTTTTATGGCCGAGCCGGTACGGCAAGCAATTAATGATGATGACCGCCAACGCCGTGGGCGTGGCCATGCTCCAACTCTTCTGCCGTAGCGGCACGAACATCCAGTACTTCAATTTCGAAGGTCAAAGTCTTACCCGCGAAAGGATGATTAGCATCGACGTCGACATTGAACTTACCCACTTTTAATACCACAGCATCCTGCGCGCCATGCTCGGTATTAATGGCAACGGTCATGCCCACGCGTAACTTATTTTTCAATTTTGCGTGATCAACCAAATGCTTGATCGGAATTCGCTGTGTTGCCCCTTCGCGCTTTTTTCCATAGGCTTCTTCAGGTGCGAGGGTTAAGCTAACCTTGGCACCGGCTTCCAAGCCATCAATGCCTTTTTCCATGGCAGGTAACAGGTTATCGTGACCATGCAAATATAAAACTGGCTCGCCATCCCGTGAGCTTTCTAGGGCCGTTTCGCCCTCTTTTAGGTCGTAGTGAAAGCTCACTACGCTGTCATTACTGATTTTCATGGTCTTGGCCTTAGTGGAAATGGGAAAAAGGTGGATATTGGAAAAAGGCGCAAGTATGGCCAGCTCGGCCGGTGTTGGCAATGGCGACTTTGCCGGTAAGCTTTGCTAGGCTTGAGCGCAAATATCGGACGTTTTACCACAGGGATAACTATGCACAAGCTCCGTTTAATAACGTTTACCGTGACCTTTTTCACCCTCTGCAGCCTCTACCTTAGCGGCTGCAGCCAATTAACCATTAACCTGCCGGCCATCGCCGATAGCCAAAAGCGGCACCCAGGTCAGGTGGTTTGGCGCGATCTACTAACCCACGACATGAAGGCTACCAAACAATTTTATAGTGGGCTGTTTGGCTGGACATTCACCGAAATACCCAATGCTTTTGGCGCTAGCGCCTACCATTTGATTTCATTTGAAGGCCAAACCATTGGCGGTGCCGTAGACACGGCCGGCTTGAAAAAAGGCCAAGAGTTAAGCCAGTGGGTATCCGTATTCTCCAGTACAGACCTCGCCGCTAGTGTGAAAAGTGTGACCGCTCTAGGCGGTAGTATCGAAGGCGGCCCTCAGTCGGTGGGCGACAGAGGTCAGCTCGCGGTGGTTAGAGATAGCCAAGGCGCAGTCTTTGCCCTGTTGCAAACAGCCAAGGGCGACCCGGTTAAAACGCCAACCAAAGCCGGTTACTTTCTCTGGCAAGAACTCTGGAACACCGATGGCGACGGCCAGTTTTATACCACATTGTTCGGCGCCCAAGCCCAGACCAGTAAGCTCGGAAGCGCCCATTTCACCTACTTTACTGTGCGCGAGCAACCGGCATTCTCCGTGACCCGCTCGCCTATCGAAGGCTTGGCGCCAACTTGGGTTACCTACGTTCACGTGGACGACGTACAAGCGACAGTTAAAAAGGCGCAAGCCTTAGGCGGCGTTATTGCGGTAGCGCCACAGCGCAACCCCATCGGCGGCGAATTAGCGGTGATACTCGATCCCAGCGGTGCTGGTTTTATCGTGCAGACCTGGCAAGCCAATCAAGACAAAGGTGCGAATAAATGAAACGGATAATAAACAAAACTCTCTTGCTCACCTGCATTGCCGGCGCCAGCCTATGTCTAAGCGGCTGCGACAATGTCGCCGTTTATGGCAGCATGTCTGTGGGCAGTAGCTGGGGCTCCTATTACGGGCCCAGTTACGGCCGTGGCGGCCCACACATGGGCAGCAGCGTCACCATATCGGGTCGAATCCGTTAATAAACCCATCCACTCCGCGCTGACGGACGCAGTCACTTGCGTCCAGCAACATATGCACGATGAGCCCGACGCCTACCCAGCGGGTTTTTGGCAACGCCGCCAATAGCGCGTAGAGAAACCACACCGGCCAGCGGTGTAGTGGGTGGAAGTTGATACTACAGCGCTCAGGGTCGTATAGGGGCGTTGCCAGCAGGTGGTCAATGTCGACCAGCATTGTCAGCAACATCAGATAAAACGGGGCCCGCCAAGCCTTACCGCACACCAGCCTAGCAAGCACCAAAGGCACCAGGAGGTGCAAAACCAAATGGATAGATCCGGCAATGGTCACAAAAAGCCCTTTATTAGCCAATAATTACCCAACAGTACTGCTACCTGTATAGGCTCAACATAAAAAAGATTGCAGAGTTGCGTTAAACTCTAGCTATTCGCGTTTCAACCCTTGTGTTGTACGCGCCTTGCCATAGAATTCGCCAATTTACGTTAGCTGTCGCAGGCCAACACTCTGATCCACCCTACCGAGCAAAAATGAGGGCTTCCACATCAACATGAACTGGTCTATCGATGATTCACGGGAACTATATAACATCACCCATTGGAGTGATGGTTACTTTGACGTAAACACGGCCGGTGAACTCATTGCCAAACCCGACCCAGATCAACCGACGCACCAAGTTAGCCTGATGGAGCTGGTCAACAAAGCCCGCGCCATGGGTATGACAGCGCCACTGTTGGTTCGCTTTAACGACATTTTGCACGACCGTGTCGACCGGCTTTGCGGCGCATTTACTAAAGCGCGAGATAACATTGGCTACACCGGTCAATACCGGGCAGTTTACCCAATTAAAGTCAATCAGCAGCACGATGTGGTAGAGCAGCTGTTACTGCACGGCGGTCAGGAACGCTTCGGTTTAGAAGCTGGCTCCAAACCCGAGCTGATGGCCGTTATCGGTCTGGCAAAGCCCAATTCTGTGATCGTGTGCAACGGCTATAAAGATCGCGAATACATTCGCACGGCACTCATTGCCGAACACCTAGGCCACCAAGTTTATATCGTGGTGGAAAAAATGTCGGAAATGACCTTGGTGCTGGAAGAGGCCGAGAAAATGGGCGTAGATCCACGGGTTGGCGTGCGCGTGCGCCTTGCCTCACAAGGCAAGGGCAAATGGCAAAGCAGCGGTGGCGAGAAATCTAAATTCGGCCTTTCACCCACGCAAATTCTCAGCATGGTGGAAACACTGCGCGCGCAAAATAAATTGGGCGCACTCCAACTCGTGCACTATCACTTGGGCTCACAGCTTGCCAATATTCGCGATATTCAACACGCACTGCGCGAAGCCGCCCGCTATTTTGCCGAGTTACACAATTTAGGTGCCGCCATTAAATGGGTCGATGTAGGTGGTGGTTTAGGCGTGGACTACGAGGGCACCACCAGCTCGCAATCCAGCTGCTCAACCAACTATTCCATGCAAGAATACGCCAATAAAGTGGTCAATGCGCTGTACGACATCTGCACGGAAATGAATATCGAACATCCGAATATTATTTCCGAATCCGGTCGTGCCATGACCGCGCACCACGCAGTGTTAATCACCGACGTGATTGGCGTCGAAGAAACCGTGGGCTACAAATTACCCGCGCCCGTGGGCGAAAATGAACCGGTTATTTTACAAGACCTCTGGCACGGTTTTAATAACATTTCACGGCGCACGGCCTTAGAAATCTATCACGATGCGGTTTACGCCATTGGCGAGGCCCACAGCCTGTACGTACACGGCGCATTAAATTTACAAGAATGGGCCAGGGCCAGCGAGCTCTACGCAGCCAGCTGCGTGAAAGTGCGGGACATTCTGCAAAACAACCCAGGCGTGCACGCGGAAATTTTAGATGAGCTCAATGAAAAGTTAGCTGATAAAGTATTTTGTAACTTCTCACTGTTCCAATCCCTACCCGACGCTTGGGCTATTGGCCAAATTTTCCCCGTACTGCCGCTGCACTATTTAGACAGAAGACCCGAGCGCCGCGCCATCCTGCAAGACATTACCTGCGATTCAGATGGCAAGATCGATAAGTATGTTGAAGGCGAAGGTATTGAACCGACCATGCCAATGCCGATTGTGGATGAAGACAAACCGCTTTATTTAGGCATGTTTATGGTGGGCGCTTATCAAGAAATCTTAGGTGACTTGCACAACCTGTTTGGCGACACCCACTCACTACACGTCGAGTTTAATGCCGATGGTAGCTATGAGATCCTCAACCCATTAATGGGTGACACAGTAGCCGACATGTTGTCTTGCGTTGACTTCGACGTGGATCATCTCATCAAAACCTATCGCGAAAAACTTGCCGCCAGCGATTTACCCAAGGCTACCCAAGAGGGCTACCTAGCTGAGCTGGAAACAGGCATGACGGGATATTCTTACTTAGAAGAGTAAAACCCTAGCGCTGTAACAGCCGAAAAATAAAGCAGAAAAAAGGAGAGCTAGGCTCCACTGCTGTCCCACAGTTATGTCGCGGGAGAGTTTGGTGCCCGTACTAGCGACCGTCACCCGCATGGATGCGGGTGTTGAGACTACATGGATGTATTCACGTCGTGTCGCTAGTGCGGGCACCAAGCTCATGTCCAAGTATACGCCGAGATGTCGCATCTATTATGAGACTTAAAGCCTAACGATGGTCATATCGTTTTTGTGGGACAGCAGTGGCTACGCTCTCCTTTTTTATGGGTACGAAATCTAACTCAGTTTATTTTTGCGACGCTTGCAGTTGCGCCAATAAACGCTCGCCCCACACCTTAAACAGAGCAGCAATATTAGCTCGATCGGTATCTATGCTCGCCTGCTGAAATTTCTCACCTACTTGTTGATCGCCGGCAATAATTGCCAATAGATCGCCTGTAGCACCGTCAATCATTTCCACTTGTACAGCAATTTCGCCGCTGCCACGGGTCATGACTTTTTCATCTTTAGCTGCAAAGGGGGTGAGCGAGGTGATTTTAACTTCCACTTCCAAAATACCGGGGCCGGTAAAAGGAACCACTTTAAAGCGCGCATCCTTCTCTACTTCGGCTTTTATGGCATCGTGGTACAAAGCTTGAACAGCGGCGATATCACGGCCTTCCAAGTTCCACACTTTTGGGCTTTTATCTTCCGCCCAAGCCGGTGGCACAACCTTGGCCTTTGATAAATCTAACGGATGCAAAACCACTTGGGTGTAAGCTGAAAAATCCACCCCTGGGCGCACATACTGAATATCCATTGGTTTTTGGGCAAAGCTCAATTGCGCCGCTAATATCAGACTAATCGCACCTAAAATCTTCATGGTCCGGTGAAAATGTAACATACCTGCTCCTCTTAATTCGTTCCGTTGAAGTATCGAGTCTAGACGAAGCTGAACATTAATCGATTTGGCGGGCAAAAAAAGCTAAGATGCGACGCATCTTAGCTTTCAATAAATCGAAAAGGTCTATTTGGTGGTGGTAAATTCGTTACACACCATCACATCGATATCTAACCCGCCGATGACCCGCTCAGCCGTGTTACCGCGCAGCAAGGTACCGGTTGAACCCAACTGATTCAGCGTGCCCATAATCACCAAGTCGGCATCGATAGCGCTAGCCACAGCTGCGACAACCTCGGCGGTATAACCTTGCTTCACATGAATTCGATCGGCCGGTAATCCAGTTTCATTGGCCAGGGCGCCACGGTCGGGATACAGCATCGAATCCAAGTAGCCGTTAACAAAATGCAGTTCGGCATCATAGTTGCCAGCAATATACTTAGCGCGCTGAACGATTTCGCGGTTTAAGGCTTTCTGCTTGTCTTTATCGGCTTGGAAGTTAACCGCCGCCAAAACCACCTTGCGCTTGTCGTGGGCACCTGGGCGAATCAGTACAACTGGGCACTTGGCTTGCTTTAAAACCTGCCACTTAGATTCCGCAAAGGTAAAGCGACGGCTATTTTTGGCGTGCACTGGCAGGTAAATCATTTCTGCATCACAGCGCTTAGATTCTTGGATAATTGAACCCTGCCAATCGCTCGACCAGCAAACTTGTATTTCACACTCTAGGCCGGCCTCTTCTACCGGCTTGCGGATTTGATCGCGGAACCAGTACTCGTCGCGGAACAAGTGATCGTTGGTGGCGCGGGTATCTACCGCTTCGCCATCAACAGCCACGAAAACAATTAATTTAGGGCTTGGAGAACGGAATTTCGACGTGATCAATGCGCGCTCTAGTGCGATATGACGGTCATTGTTAGGGTCTACGACCACGAATACTTTCTTTTCAGCTTGCATCATCAAACCTCTATTGCCATAAGCCCTAAGGCTTCCTTATGTTTATAATTGCGGATCTTCCAACCTGCGCTCCTAGCCGGCAGGTTCCAGCCCAGAGCAACCGACACCTTACCACAGCCCGCTCCTGTCTTAGCTAATGTGTAGTCACTAAGTTAGCATTTCAAGTGCCGCCGCGGCCTTGCGCCAAATCAGCTTTTGCGCGATTTGCGCACCAAATCATAGGCGCGCTGGACCTCTTGCGCGCGCTCGGTGGCCATCCTAACCATATCGTCTGGCACGCCCTGCCCCATCAACTTATCTGGGTGATTTTCACTCATTAATTTGCGATAAGCCTTTTTCAGTTCGGCATCCGTCGCGGTTTTATCGACACCAAGTGCCGCGTAGGCAGTAGCTAGTTCGCTGCCACTGGGTGGCGCCGTGTGACCGCGAAACTGATCCTGAGCGCGCAACATGGCTAACAGCTGATCGAAGGCCGCGCCGGCAAAGCCCAAGCCCGCCGCTATCTCGCGCAGCGCTTCGGCTTCTTTTGGGTGCAGTTCGCCATCGGCCATGGCGATACCGATCAGATAGGTCAGCAACACCCGACGTAAATCGGGAAAGGTCTGCGTGGCGCTATAAAACTCCCTTACCACGGTGGTCGGCGTGAAAATAGATTCCGTACCAACTTTGAATAGATTAATGGCTTGCGAGCGATGTTCCTCGGTCATGCCATATTTAGACATCAAGTTTTCCGTGTGATCGATTTCCTCTTGCGAAATGCGGCCATCGGCCTTAGCCATGTGCCCCAACAAGGGAAACAAGGTATTGATAAAGCGCTGCTCCAACTCGCGCTTTTGCTCTGGGCTCAAGCCCATGCCCACTTGGCGTAAACCCTTATCAAAAAAGTGGCCAACAATGATACCGAGAATTAACCCCGGTACATTGAGCGTGAGCAGGCCGATGATGCCGCCAATTATTTTTCCAATCATGTTATCCGTCCTAAAGGGCCTAAAGCGGCCGTAATACTTGTAGCCAATCCCCTGATTGCGCAATAGCCAAAAACTCAGCACCTAGAGATTCACTCTTATCCTTAACCTGTCGCCAGCGCCGCTGCCGCTCTGCCTCATTGCCTTTGAAGCGTTGAAAATCTTTTCGATCTGGTATTTGCCCGCCTGGTAATTGCGCCACATAGGCATCCGTGGGCACCACCATAATAACGTTATTTAGCGCCTGCGCTTTGGCACGGCGCGACGGCAAGTACTTGTCGTACCAGCCCGGCAGCAACCAACGGTAAAAATGTGGGTAGAGGATCAAGCCCGGCTCAGCCCAAAAATTGCTCGGCACCGGATGATAATCAATCAAACCACCGTCGCGATAAACGCCGCTGGGCGCGCCGGAAATTGCCGTTTTTGCTGCCATCACGTAGGGAATCGACCCAGACGCAATCACCGCGTCGCGCAAATTATTGCGGTTGAGTGTTTGCGTTTCTGTGGCAATCCCGTCCAGTGAGCGCACATCGGGCTGAGCCCGAGCATCGGTAAAGATAACCCGCTCAAATTGACCATTCAAACCCGAGCGCCCGCGCAAGTTGCGGGCAAACGCCGAGGCCATGCCGCGCGCCAATGGCCAACCTGTGTCACCCGACAGCGCGCCGTGGCAACGTGCCACACCGCAGTGATAATGGAAACGGTTTTGCGTTAACAGGTCGTCCACCTGCGGCTGCTGGAGGAAGCGATCGAGGATGGCAATCAGTTCGCGGTGGACAATCTGTTTGGTAATACCCTCTTCGTAACTCTGCAAGATATAACCTTCAGCCAATTCATTCAGTGCCCAGCCGGGTTGGGATTGGCCCGCGGCCGCCAACTTCCAGGCGCCAATGGAGGTGCCTAGAAGGTGCAGGGATTTATCAGCTTTGGGCAACCAAGATTCAAATATTGCGCGATCCAAGCCGTAAATGGTTAACCATTTAGCCGCCCCCGAGGCACCAAATATCGTTGCGAGTTGCTGCGGCTCTAAGCCATTTTTCAAAATGTGTCGATAAGCCGCTGGCCCTGCCAAGAGCTCAAATGAGGGAATAGGTTGTGTCATGAAGCCTTAAACACCGAATGTTTCAAACGGGCGTAAGGTTACCTTTGCCGCAACCTAGGTGCAAATGCTAGACCAAGAGCCAAGCGGGAGCGGCGCTAGAATTCAGCGCCGCCTGGACCCTCTAGCCAAACACTCAGCTCAGAGAGGGCGGTGGAGGTCAGTAGATAGTGATTTGCCTGCACCGAAGTGCGCTTTTGAATTTCGGCAAAAAGTGCCGGAAAATCATCAAATAGGCGCGATTGCACCGCGCCGGCCGCCGCCACATAGCCCCACATCTGCATTAACGCATCGCGCAGGCTCTCGCGGCTAGGTCGAACACGCAGCTGCCCCATAACTTCTGCAGCCACCCAATCGAAATTGTCTCGGCCTTTACCGGTGGCGACTTTTACACTGA
Encoded proteins:
- the speA gene encoding biosynthetic arginine decarboxylase, whose protein sequence is MNWSIDDSRELYNITHWSDGYFDVNTAGELIAKPDPDQPTHQVSLMELVNKARAMGMTAPLLVRFNDILHDRVDRLCGAFTKARDNIGYTGQYRAVYPIKVNQQHDVVEQLLLHGGQERFGLEAGSKPELMAVIGLAKPNSVIVCNGYKDREYIRTALIAEHLGHQVYIVVEKMSEMTLVLEEAEKMGVDPRVGVRVRLASQGKGKWQSSGGEKSKFGLSPTQILSMVETLRAQNKLGALQLVHYHLGSQLANIRDIQHALREAARYFAELHNLGAAIKWVDVGGGLGVDYEGTTSSQSSCSTNYSMQEYANKVVNALYDICTEMNIEHPNIISESGRAMTAHHAVLITDVIGVEETVGYKLPAPVGENEPVILQDLWHGFNNISRRTALEIYHDAVYAIGEAHSLYVHGALNLQEWARASELYAASCVKVRDILQNNPGVHAEILDELNEKLADKVFCNFSLFQSLPDAWAIGQIFPVLPLHYLDRRPERRAILQDITCDSDGKIDKYVEGEGIEPTMPMPIVDEDKPLYLGMFMVGAYQEILGDLHNLFGDTHSLHVEFNADGSYEILNPLMGDTVADMLSCVDFDVDHLIKTYREKLAASDLPKATQEGYLAELETGMTGYSYLEE
- a CDS encoding DUF5020 family protein, whose product is MKLPSTASLSALMLLSSTTQAGDASLSLLYGDNYVVEPALQSTATIEYAAGWAKGDVFAFIDLKNYHQSDAENSWYGEFSPRVKIIDSRYPLFAAFTWERGKNDTEAYLAGLGTNLTLPGFTFSKVNVYYRDSPNKDGSSWQSTLSWSIPFINGAFIFDGYIDWVFSSQEGAKNIHVNPQLKWDMQKQLNTSMRWYLGFEYDYWDKKYGIDVDSIDSAQNTASFLLKIHF
- a CDS encoding VOC family protein, coding for MHKLRLITFTVTFFTLCSLYLSGCSQLTINLPAIADSQKRHPGQVVWRDLLTHDMKATKQFYSGLFGWTFTEIPNAFGASAYHLISFEGQTIGGAVDTAGLKKGQELSQWVSVFSSTDLAASVKSVTALGGSIEGGPQSVGDRGQLAVVRDSQGAVFALLQTAKGDPVKTPTKAGYFLWQELWNTDGDGQFYTTLFGAQAQTSKLGSAHFTYFTVREQPAFSVTRSPIEGLAPTWVTYVHVDDVQATVKKAQALGGVIAVAPQRNPIGGELAVILDPSGAGFIVQTWQANQDKGANK
- a CDS encoding EAL domain-containing protein — its product is MTNALFRLFLMLLAGFCSTTASAEQQVRLQLNWDHEFQFAGYYAAKDWGLYQANDLDVKIQSGFTRDGHRINAIERVLSGEAELGIAGINLLVHPKFESDLLILAPIFQQSAATLFSLKKQRLTSLKDLLDKKVAYQENSSLIFELKSALKQLGIDEERIHFVKNTIDIKNLVAQDVDFALTYGPSLRYQAKAENMQVNELALNKLHKRYYGDILFTRKNFANRHPDIVRHFVQASQQGWQHALGKPNDVINTILKSYPRNYLMLSNVTAYNQFFANEIGQYIQYPTVPIGYSDNIRWQQIADRLVTVGAISQPLVMHRSIWQPHHSPDISKSLLPFITAISLCFLLILLLVAKGFYQPLLVVLGVTILITAVAVERWLTIQLNDRLYISQLESNMQLRAQLEGTLNNILTGVYGIAVHISGTPDITQRQFAKFSAAIMRHDPTIRNLAAAPDLVVKFVYPLEPNKSVLGLDYTTNADQRDAALAVRDRGELVLAGPLNLIQGGLGFVARAPVFTTSDSGEDSFWGLVAAPIDAEKLMLRAGLDPQGFITPENPTPNTNIALRGKDGKGSIGDIFYGNPALFEDPRALTVPISIGGDSWILASVPPIDEGLSYATLAATRTTALLAFFLFAVIIRVLQQQNIKRKKSEVQLQQNQGLLTEIGDIAQVAGLRISGAKLITQINPQAFSILRIPPREAPFSTDDLTHALSRVAALKLLFIIRKCQESGERQQTEIEVIRDNDESQWIKIIFSAVNGTEIIGAIQDITRQKNNEITIREQATMDRVTQLPNRWFFTEQTAIELSKAKRENAKIALLFIDVDNFKSINDSLGHATGDEFLRAIASRLKACTRDSDLVARLGGDEFTVLLTNIDDYKNAFKVAEQIIRSMNQAFMLMGHQIFSSVSIGISIFPDDATNSDVLLSHADQAMYASKQNGKNNASFFTLAMQEQSERQHWIYNELVRAIDQDEISVAYQPIFRLSDESIADCEALARWTKADGQKISPAEFIPVAESSGLISRLDLLVLKKSLNLLSKAKGIGVSVNISPRLFHETENGFAIWRSLVLSHEKKSQITVEITERLLVDDRINAEAQLSDLQQEGLSISLDDFGTGYSSLSYLSRFNVNKLKIDRSFVMAIGRNKTQETLIETILSMGEKLGIDVVAEGIETQEQLEFLRARGCQYGQGFLLAKPMSETQLLTLMASDLTTSGS
- a CDS encoding DUF3313 family protein; the protein is MLHFHRTMKILGAISLILAAQLSFAQKPMDIQYVRPGVDFSAYTQVVLHPLDLSKAKVVPPAWAEDKSPKVWNLEGRDIAAVQALYHDAIKAEVEKDARFKVVPFTGPGILEVEVKITSLTPFAAKDEKVMTRGSGEIAVQVEMIDGATGDLLAIIAGDQQVGEKFQQASIDTDRANIAALFKVWGERLLAQLQASQK
- a CDS encoding DUF6122 family protein, with protein sequence MTIAGSIHLVLHLLVPLVLARLVCGKAWRAPFYLMLLTMLVDIDHLLATPLYDPERCSINFHPLHRWPVWFLYALLAALPKTRWVGVGLIVHMLLDASDCVRQRGVDGFINGFDPIW
- a CDS encoding FKBP-type peptidyl-prolyl cis-trans isomerase, which produces MKISNDSVVSFHYDLKEGETALESSRDGEPVLYLHGHDNLLPAMEKGIDGLEAGAKVSLTLAPEEAYGKKREGATQRIPIKHLVDHAKLKNKLRVGMTVAINTEHGAQDAVVLKVGKFNVDVDANHPFAGKTLTFEIEVLDVRAATAEELEHGHAHGVGGHHH
- a CDS encoding universal stress protein, which produces MQAEKKVFVVVDPNNDRHIALERALITSKFRSPSPKLIVFVAVDGEAVDTRATNDHLFRDEYWFRDQIRKPVEEAGLECEIQVCWSSDWQGSIIQESKRCDAEMIYLPVHAKNSRRFTFAESKWQVLKQAKCPVVLIRPGAHDKRKVVLAAVNFQADKDKQKALNREIVQRAKYIAGNYDAELHFVNGYLDSMLYPDRGALANETGLPADRIHVKQGYTAEVVAAVASAIDADLVIMGTLNQLGSTGTLLRGNTAERVIGGLDIDVMVCNEFTTTK